GGCGGTTCGCTCCCGATAGTCGAGAACCTCCGGGGGCTCGACGGCCTCCCCGATCGGTTCCGGCTGTACGCCTTCCCGCTCCGGCTGCGCGGGGCCGACGGGTCGCCGGTGCGCGCGGTCGCGGAGTGGGAGTGAGGCGTCCGGGAGTCACCCGCCGAGGCGGTCGGGTCCCTCGCGCGCGGGCAATACCAAACCCGTTTTAAGCGTCGGCGACGAACCACGTTTCAAGGTCGATATCCATGGAAATGCCACGCCGCTTCAACACGTACTGCCCCCACTGTGACTCGCACCACGAGCACGAGGTGGAGAAGGTTCGATCGGGTCGCGCGACCGGAATGAAACGCGACGCTCGGCAGCGACGCCGCGCGCTCGCGACGATCGGCAACGCCGGCGGGTACTCGAAGGTTCCGGGTGGCGACAAGCCGACGAAGAAGACCCACCTGAAGTACCGCTGCGGCGACTGCGGGAAGGCCCACATGCGCGAGGGATGGCGCGCCGGCCGCCTCACGTTCCAGGAGTAAGCATGGCGGGAGACTTCCACCGCGTCGCCTGCGGCGACTGCGAGAACGAACAGGTCGTCTTCGGCAAGGCCTCCTCCACGGTGTCGTGCGCGGTCTGTGGCACGACCCTCGCGACCCCCACCGGCGGAGAGGCCGAGCTTCACGGCGAGATCGTCGAAACCGTTGAGGCGCGGTAACAGCCTCACCGCTCCGTCATGAAGTACAGCGGCTGGCCCGAACCCGGCGAGTTGGTGGTCGGCGACGTCGACGAGATCGCCGACTTCGGCGTGTTCGTCGACCTCGACGAGTACGAGGACAAGCGCGGCCTCTGTCACATCAGCGAGGTCGCCTCCGGCTGGATCAAGAACGTCCGCGACCACGTCCGCGAGGGACAGACGGTCGTCGCGAAGGTGCTGGAGGTCGACGAGTCGTCGAACCAGATCGACCTGTCGATCAAAGACGTCAACGAGCACCAGCGCAAGGAGACGATCCAGGACTGGAAGAACGCTCAGAAGGCCGACAACTGGATGGAGATCGCGCTCGGCGAGGACGTCGACGACGACCGCTACACCGCGGTCGCCAACGCACTCCTCGTCGAGTACGAGAGCCTCTACGACGCCTTCGAGGCGGCCGCGATCAGCGGCGACGAGGCCCTCGAAGCCGTCGACGTCGACGACGACACCGTCGACGCGATCGTCACGGCGGCCCGCAACAACGTCTCCGTCCCGTACGTCGACGTGACGGGGTACGTCGACCTCGAATCGGCGGCCCCCGACGGCGTCGACGACGTGCGGGACGCGCTGGCCGCGGCCGAGGGGAACGGCGAGATCCCGGACGGCGTCGAACTCGACATCGGGTACGTGGGGTCGCCCGAGTACCGGATCAAGGTCCGCGCGCCCAACTACAAGACGGCGGAGTCGCAGCTCGAAGCCGCCGCCGAGCGCGCCCGCGAGTCGATCGAGGCCGCCGGCGGCGCCGGCGAGTTCCACCGCGAGCGACGCGAAGACGACGAGTAACCGCGACCGGCCCGACGCCGCGTCGCCTTTTCACCCGTGAAATCAGATATCCGCGTCTGCGCGAACTGGGAGACCGTCCACGACCGACCGGTGTACGCGCTCGGCGACCGCTGCCCGGAGTGCGACGGCCCGACCGAGAACAGCGCGCCGGCCCCGTTCGGGCCGGAGGACCCGTACGGCGAGTACCGCCGGCGGGCGCGGCGACGCGACTCGGGGTAGGACTCCCGGGCGTCGGCTGTTGCGGGCGGCGTCCGCGCGCGAATAGCCACGCTCTTGTGAGCGCCGGACGGACGGGTACGGTATGGAGGACATCGAGATCGACGAGGTCGCGACGCCGGAACTGGACGACCCGGTGTTGATCGAGGGGCTGCCGGGCGTCGGCCACGTGGGGAAACTCGCTGCCGAACACCTGTTAGAGGAGTTCGACGGGGAGCTGGTCCGCCGGGTGTACGCCACGGAGTTCCCGCCGCAGGTGAGCGTCGACGACGAGGGGGTCGCGGAGCTGACCTGCGCCGAGTTCCACGCCGTCGAGACCGACGGGGCCGACCTGCTCGTGTTGACCGGCGACCATCAGGCCGGGTCGAACGCTGGCCACTACCGGCTCACCTCGACGTTCCTCGACGTCGCGGAGGAGTTCGGCTCCGAGCGCGCGTTCGCGCTCGGGGGCGTTCCCACCGGCGAACTCGTCGAGGAGTACACGGTCCTCGGTTCCGTCTCGGACGCGGCCCTCGTCGACGAGTTAGCGGACGCGGGCGTCGAGTTCCGCGCGGACGAGCCGGCCGGCGGCATCGTCGGCGTCTCGGGGCTCGTCTTGGGGCTCGGCGGTCGCCGCGGGTTCGACGCCGCCTGCCTGATGGGCGAGACGAGCGGCTACCTGGTCGACCCGAAGAGCGCGCGCGCAGTGCTGGAGACGCTGGAGGCGGTCCTCGACTTCTCCGTCGACTACGAGAGCTTGGAGGACCGCGCCGAGGAGATGGAGGAGGTCGTCGGCAAGATCCAGGAGATGCAGGAGGGGCCCGCCGTCCCCGACGACGACCTGCGCTACATCGGCTGATCGGACGCGTTCGCCGACTTCGCTCGTTTTCTCCGCCGCCCCGTCGCCGCCCGGCGAGCGGAACCCCCGGTTTCGGCAGAGCTAAACCGGATCGTCGATCATCGTTCGTGTATGACCGACGTACGCGTCGCCGGGGTCGGGCTGACCCGGTTCGGCGACCACCCGGAGCGCACTGGCCGCGACCTGTTCGGCGAGGCCGCGCTGCGGGCGTTCGAGGACGCAGGCGTCGACAGCGCCGACGTCGAGGAGCTGAACTACGGGAACTTCATGGGCGCGCTCGCGGAGCATCAGGGCCATCAGGCACCCCTGATGGCCGAGGCGGCGGGCGTCCGGTGTCCGGCGACGCGCTACGAGTCGGCGTGCGCGTCCGCGGGCGTCGCGGTCCGCGAGGCGGTGCGGACGGTGGCGGCGGGCGACGCCGACGTCGTCCTCGCCGGCGGGATGGAGCGCATGACGAACCTCCCGACCGACGAGGTGACGGAGGGGCTCGCCATCGCGGCCGACGACCTCTTCGAGGTGCGGGCGGGCGTGACGTTCCCCGGCGCGTACGCGCTGATGGCGAACGCCTACTTCGACGCCTACGGCGGGAGCCGCGAGGACCTCGCGCACGTCGCCTCGAAGAACCACGCGAACGCCGTGCCGAACGAGTACGCCCAGTACCGGACGGAGGTGTCCGTCGAGGAGGCGATGGACGCGCCGCCGGTCGCGGAGCCGCTCCACCTCTACGACGCCTGCCCGATCACCGACGGCGCGAGCGCGCTCGTGCTCGTCTCCGAGGAGTACGCGGCGGACCACGACCTCGACGCGTCAGTCGCGGTGACGGGCACCGGACAGGGGACCGACCGGATGGCGCTCGGCGACCGCGAACACCTCGCGCGGACGCCCGCCGCC
This genomic stretch from Halorubrum hochsteinianum harbors:
- a CDS encoding 50S ribosomal protein L44e — translated: MEMPRRFNTYCPHCDSHHEHEVEKVRSGRATGMKRDARQRRRALATIGNAGGYSKVPGGDKPTKKTHLKYRCGDCGKAHMREGWRAGRLTFQE
- a CDS encoding 30S ribosomal protein S27e, which codes for MAGDFHRVACGDCENEQVVFGKASSTVSCAVCGTTLATPTGGEAELHGEIVETVEAR
- a CDS encoding translation initiation factor IF-2 subunit alpha — its product is MKYSGWPEPGELVVGDVDEIADFGVFVDLDEYEDKRGLCHISEVASGWIKNVRDHVREGQTVVAKVLEVDESSNQIDLSIKDVNEHQRKETIQDWKNAQKADNWMEIALGEDVDDDRYTAVANALLVEYESLYDAFEAAAISGDEALEAVDVDDDTVDAIVTAARNNVSVPYVDVTGYVDLESAAPDGVDDVRDALAAAEGNGEIPDGVELDIGYVGSPEYRIKVRAPNYKTAESQLEAAAERARESIEAAGGAGEFHRERREDDE
- a CDS encoding RNA-protein complex protein Nop10, which translates into the protein MKSDIRVCANWETVHDRPVYALGDRCPECDGPTENSAPAPFGPEDPYGEYRRRARRRDSG
- a CDS encoding proteasome assembly chaperone family protein; the encoded protein is MEDIEIDEVATPELDDPVLIEGLPGVGHVGKLAAEHLLEEFDGELVRRVYATEFPPQVSVDDEGVAELTCAEFHAVETDGADLLVLTGDHQAGSNAGHYRLTSTFLDVAEEFGSERAFALGGVPTGELVEEYTVLGSVSDAALVDELADAGVEFRADEPAGGIVGVSGLVLGLGGRRGFDAACLMGETSGYLVDPKSARAVLETLEAVLDFSVDYESLEDRAEEMEEVVGKIQEMQEGPAVPDDDLRYIG
- a CDS encoding thiolase domain-containing protein — protein: MTDVRVAGVGLTRFGDHPERTGRDLFGEAALRAFEDAGVDSADVEELNYGNFMGALAEHQGHQAPLMAEAAGVRCPATRYESACASAGVAVREAVRTVAAGDADVVLAGGMERMTNLPTDEVTEGLAIAADDLFEVRAGVTFPGAYALMANAYFDAYGGSREDLAHVASKNHANAVPNEYAQYRTEVSVEEAMDAPPVAEPLHLYDACPITDGASALVLVSEEYAADHDLDASVAVTGTGQGTDRMALGDREHLARTPAADDAADAAYADAGIDADAVDVAEVHDCFTIAEVLALESLGLFETGEGIAAAREGTTTADGDLPVNLSGGLKAKGHPVGATGGSQIAELTRLLRGDHPNSEHVSDAEVGVAHNAGGTVASAVVHVLEVAE